The following proteins come from a genomic window of Spea bombifrons isolate aSpeBom1 chromosome 10, aSpeBom1.2.pri, whole genome shotgun sequence:
- the LOC128468000 gene encoding uncharacterized protein LOC128468000, whose translation MRINPEVEALLEGIRLATRQHGADWLQEQLGSLLSSSGKADHGDRQPVRETSQTQSLSPEAGGHVCRCRSRSPELVRGWKTAQGRQKSQSGVLEATGSKEDGDEAVTAGLQVCEDAVRWEQSSSRFIMEDDQRDWRSCGHREALEEGGIADQAGRRSAITPGSHERSAEETSNPAGQRLERQASDRVEWHGTTAESSITEEVMVPGSAPTLHAAGSTGGLVAWIVGNSYVFWAKRRAAVRDRGEQLGFPEAQIKLKWFGFRGFGWKDVIGEVFHLLDRGNAPNVLLLHAGGNDLGLIPQKELVRQISQDLRKLKDRLPGVIVVWSEIVPRLNWRHARDHEAVARCRGKVNKLVASFTKKMHGVVVRHQELEKLLPGYFQSDGVHLTDIGIDILIFGFQEGIERALSLWGSGGQLAKGFKG comes from the exons ATGAG gatCAATCCAGAGGTGGAAGCATTATTGGAGGGGATTCGGTTAGCTACGAGGCAACATGGAGCAGACTGGCTTCAGGAGCAGTTGGGCTCACTTCTCTCCTCATCTGGGAAGGCTGATCATGGGGACAGACAGCCAGTGAGGGAGACCAGTCAGACACAGAGTTTGAGTCCGGAGGCGGGAGGACATGTCTGTAGATGTCGAAGCAGGTCTCCGGAGTTAGTCAGGGGATGGAAGACGGCCCAGGGAAGGCAAAAGAGCCAATCTGGAGTGCTGGAGGCAACAGGAAGCAAGGAAGACGGCGATGAGGCAGTAACGGCAGGTCTTCAGGTTTGCGAAGACGCTGTCAGGTGGGAACAAAGTAGCAGTAGATTCATTATGGAGGATGATCAGAGGGACTGGAGATCATGTGGTCACAGGGAAGCTCTGGAGGAAGGCGGCATAGCGGACCAGGCTGGAAGGAGGTCCGCCATTACACCTGGCAGTCATGAGAGATCTGCGGAAGAAACCAGTAACCCTGCTGGACAAAG GTTGGAGAGGCAAGCTTCTGACCGGGTCGAGTGGCACGGGACAACAGCAGAATCAAGCATCACAGAAGAGGTTATGGTTCCGGGTTCAGCTCCAACGCTTCACGCAGCTGGGAGTACTGGTG ggtTGGTGGCATGGATTGTGGGAAATTCCTATGTCTTCTGGGCCAAACGGAGAGCTGCAGTTCGGGACCGCGGTGAGCAGCTGGGCTTTCCGGAGGCGCAGATCAAGCTAAAGTGGTTCGGTTTTAGGGGTTTTGGATGGAAGGATGTAATTGGGGAGGTATTTCATTTGTTGGATAGGGGCAATGCCCCTAACGTTTTGTTGTTGCATGCTGGGGGGAATGATTTGGGGTTAATTCCACAGAAGGAGCTGGTGAGGCAGATAAGCCAGGACCTTAGGAAGTTGAAGGACAGGCTGCCTGGGGTCATTGTAGTGTGGTCAGAGATAGTGCCACGGCTCAATTGGAGGCATGCGAGGGATCATGAGGCTGTGGCCAGGTGTAGAGGTAAGGTTAATAAGCTGGTAGctagttttacaaaaaaaatgcatggagTGGTAGTGAGACATCAGGAGTTGGAGAAGTTGTTGCCAGGGTATTTCCAGTCAGATGGGGTGCATTTGACAGACATAGGCatagatattttaatttttgggTTTCAAGAGGGTATTGAGAGGGCGTTGTCTTTGTGGGGTAGCGGTGGCCAGCTGGCTAAAGGATTCAAGGGCTGA